The nucleotide sequence TTGAGGCTAATCAGACATTTCGCGACAGTCCCGAAGCCATTTCAGCCCAGATTGAAGATTGGTCTGGCATCGATAAAGAAGTGGTCTATATGTTTTTAGGGCCTTCTGGTTTACAGCCTTTAGATCCCACCATTCGTCCCGTTCATTTAGAAGCGCTGCAAAGTAGCATTGCCACCTTGATTTCTTTAGGCAAAGTTGACGAAGGTATCAATCCCGAAGATGTCAATGGCTGGGTGGACGAGAGCTTCCTCACGCAGGCGATGGCAGAGATGGGGCTCGGCTACGACGAAGTGGTTGCTGCCGGTCAAAACTATCAGATTGAAGGTAGTGATGCCTTGACCAGCGAACCGATTGAAGATCCGAAGATGGCGGCACAGTTTTGGGTTCAAGGAGAAGAAACGGTCACTCACTTCGCTTCGATTCAAAACATGATCGGTGGCTTGGCACAGTTGCTGGATGAGGGCAAAGCAGCGGATGTCATGTTCGTCCACGATCGCGAGAATGGCTGGAAGCTCTTTGCTGAAAACTCCTACTACGTCCGCGATGGCGAGGAAATTTCTGCGTTCCTGCTGAAAGAGGATGCCGACAGCTATGCGGCTTCAGTGGGGGCTGAAGTGACTGACTTCAGAGCTCTGCAGGAGGCTGTCACTGCCAGTCAGGAAATCGCCAACCGGGATCTGGCTGAGTAGGTGTTCTCCATTACACTTTGGCCGATTGAACTCGATTACCTTGCTAGAGTCAGTGGCTCCCTCAAAGCGATTGGCTCTGTGAGGTTCTTCAATTTCTGACCTTGGCTCTGCTTATGACGCTGTCCAAAACCTCCCCTGCCACTGCCGAATTGCTTGAGAGTATGCATCAGGCTCTCGTGAGCTTGAGATTCAAGCTTGCTAAAAATAAGCTGGCGCGTCGAACTCTGTCGCTGATTCTCTTTTTTGGGATTTGGCAAATTCTTTGCATCGCCAACTTTAATCTGCTGATTAATTTTCAATTTGTCCCATCACCGACCGAGGTATTTTCAGCCACAATTGAATTCCTCTCTGACGATCCGTTCGTCCATTTTAGATCGAGTATTACTAGAGTCCTGATTGGCTACGCGATCGCCGCCACGTTAGCGGTCACCTTAGGAATTGCGATCGGTTCCTTCCAAACCGTGGAAGACTTATTGCTCCCCCCTCTAGAAATCTTGCGCCCCATACCCGCTGTAGCCTGGATTCCGCTAGCCATATTGATGTTCCCGTCTGCCGAATCTGGCATGATTTATATCACGTTTATTGGGGGGTTTTTCCCGATTCTAATCGCGACCATTCGGGGGGTAGAGAGTATGCTCGGCGATACAGTGCTGCTGAGGGTGGGGCAATGCTTGGGGGCTAAACCCTGGGATGTGTTTAAAGACATCGTGATTCCGGGAGCTTTGCCGAGCATTGCCAGTGGCTTGACGATTGGCATGGGTAATGCCTGGTTTTGTTTAGTGACTGCCGAGATCTTGGCCGGTCGCTATGGCGTTGGCTATATCACCTGGGAATCCTACGTTACTTCTAATTTCCCGCCGATTGTCATGGGTATGCTGGCGATTGGTTTAATGGGGGCCTTGAGTTCTTGGGTCGTGGATCGCGTCATGGCTAGCCTGATGCCCTGGAGAACTTTGGAGAAGAAAGGGGTATAGGTGTTTGTGGGGTCGATCGATGTCTGCCATTGCATGTCTGAGATAGAGAATGATTACTCAAAACGTTTTACAAACTATTCCAGCTTCTTCCTTAAATCTGACGAAAGGGTTAGTAGAAGTTCGGGCCTTATCTATTTCGTTTAAGCATCGAGGCGGACTGAATGAAGTCCTCAGATCGGTCCAGTTTCGAGTCCGACCGGGAGAGTTTGCTTGTTTGCTCGGCCCTTCGGGCTGCGGGAAATCTACATTGCTGAACGCGATCGCCGGTTTTGTGGCCCCCACCCAAGGCTCGGTGGCGGTAGATGGCCGTCAGGTCACTAAGCCTGGGGCCGATCGTGGTTTTGTGTTTCAGCAATATTCCCTTTTGCCCTGGAAAACAACCTTTCAAAATGTCGAACTGGGCTTGAAGTTTCGGCGCGTTCCCAGAGCAGAGCGACGAGAAATCGTCAATAACTATCTCAACCGCGTGGGATTATACCATTACCGCAATGCCTATCCCCACCAGCTTTCGGGAGGGATGCAGCAGCGGGCCAGCATTATTCGGGCTCTGGTCAACTCTCCCTCCGTTCTGCTCATGGACGAGCCCTTTGCCGCCCTGGATGCCCAAACTCGACACATGATGCAAGAGTTGTTGCTCGACATTTGGGATGAGTGCAAGACCACGATTGTGTTTGTGACTCACGATATTGAGGAAGCGGTCTTTTTGGGCGATCGTATTTTAGTCATGGGCGTGAAACCCGGCCGCATTAAGGCTGAAGTCGAGATTCCCCTGCAGCGTCCCCGCCATATCGACGACATGCTGACCCCCGAATTTACCCATTTAAACCGTCAGGTATTCGAACTGATCCGCGAAGAAACCCTCAAGAGTATGAATGGGACTGACCTAGCCTGATGTCTGGCTGCCACTCGAAACCCTATTGATTGGTCCCCTCTGCCAAAATGATGGCTGATGCCATGCTTCGCGAGGGCTTTGAGTGAAACTCAGCTCGAACTATCCTTCAGCGATCGATTGTTCGAGCTGCAGAACTTCTTCCCTCGACAATTTCGTCAATTGGCTTACTCGATCGACAGACATGCCATTCGCCAACATCTCCCTCGCTACCTGCAGCAATCCTTGATGAATTCCTTCCTCGCGGCCTTCTTCGCGACCTTCTGCTAAGGCTTCTTGGTAGACTTTAGTCTGCTTCAAATCGCTCAAACCCAACATAGCTTCAATCTCCTCTCGACTCAGACGAGGGAACTTATACACCAGCACAATCTCAATCAATTCTACGATCTCTCGCCGCAGGACCGCATCAGTCACCTGCTGGGCTCTCGCCAATAATTGGCGGGCACGGTCGCCTGCAGCCTCTTCCGACTCGATCGCCAATCGCACTCTTCCTACCCCCAGAGTTTCTTCTTTTTCCTCCAGCTCATCCAAATACAGTCGCTGCACGTAAGGACTGTCCAATAGGGGCTGGTAATTAATCCTGTTACTGGGTTCGATACTGCGGCGGGCAAACAACACCACCGCTCGCCAAGTGACGGTAGAGCTTTCGTGGCGAAGGTAGAGGAAGATCTCTGAGAACAGTCGCTTGTAGAGATTGGGGTCCGATTGGAACTGAACCTCACAGAACAATATGGGGTGCTGGGGGCCGAGGGGGAGAAAGACACCATCGATGCGAAAGGCTGTCTGCTTCACCTCCACAGAATCAAACCGGTAGGATTGGGTCTCTTCAGCCGGTAAGCCGACCAGCTCGAAGAAGCTGGCGGGATAGACTGCGAACAGCCGGTAAAAGATAGAATCTGTCTTCACGAGTTCAACAATCTCACCTCAAAGCCCCACAGGCTATTGATGTTAAACCAAGCCTAGTCAGAAACCTGTAGTTTTAATGAGGCACCTTTTAGTCCCCCTCACTAACGCTGTTAACCACTGCATTAGCCCCCTTGTATCTTGGAAGAGAGCAGTAGACCGCTAGCCCCCTAGGTGTAGAACGCCGTGATTTAGTCAAGGTCGCTGCTTGACTCATGCATCGACAACTCGAAAAATCGCCAGGGTCAAGAACCCGAATTGTCCAAGGTCGAGTGATGGATGGGATGACAAACAATGCGTTCAATCACGGAGTAGGAGCGTCTGGATCATGAAAGTCACAACAGAGGGCCAATGGGTCGGAATCGATGTCAGTAAAGCCAGCCTAGATATCGCCATGCGTCCAGCCGATGAGAGCTGGCAAGTGGGCAATCACGTCTTGGGCTGGGGCGAGTTAGTCGAGCAACTGAGTCGGCATCAGATTGAGCGAGTGGTGCTCGAATCAACCGGTGGAATGGAAAGGGGAGTGGTCAAACAGTGACAACAAGCTGGCTTCTCAGTGGCTGTGATTAATCCCAAACGGGCGCGTGATTTTGCCAAAGCTTGTGGCCGTCTAGCCAAGACCGATCGCATTGATGCTCAGGTGCTGGCGCACTTTGCTCAAGCCTTGCAACCGACCCCTCAGGCATTAGCCCCAGACTTAGAGCAAGCTCTATCTGACTTGGTCCATCGCCGCCAGCAGGTGGTGCAGATGACGAATGATGAGCGCCGACGTCTTCACAGTGTCCACAATCTATCAGCCCAAGCCGACATCAAGGCTCATATCGAGTAGCTCAAGCAGCGGCTCGAAGCGCTCGATAAGGAGATTGACCAACTGCGTCAAGAGTGCGAGCCTTCCAGGCAAGCTATGAGTTACTCATGAGTGTGCCTGGAGTGGGGCGGGTGGTGGCCACGGTGTCGGTCTCGACGCTGCCGGAATTAGGTCAACTGAGCAGCAAGAAGCTATCCAGCTTGGTGGGTCTAGCTCCGTTCAACCGGGATAGTGGCAAACTGCGAGGCAAGCGGCGGATGGTTGGAGGACGGGCGATTGTGCGCTCGGCGCTGTATATGTCAGCTTTGGTTGCCGTGCAGCATAATCCGGTGATTGCAGCGTTTTACCAAAAACTATTGAAAGCGGGGAAGGCGAAGAAAGTGGCTCTGATTGCTTGTGCGCACAAACTGTTGAACAGTCTTAACGCCATGGTTAAACATCAACAGCCCTGGCGCGAACTTGCCTCCTAAACACTCGCCCCCTAAATCCCCCATTCTGGGGGACTTGCGAGAGATTTTCTTCGGCTTATTTAGTATTTGTAGATCGGGCTCATCGGTTCTGGCTATGCTGTCCGTCGTCCTAAAGAGTCCAAAAGCCTTGTTAGGTAAGGCTTTCATGAGATCTTGACCATAAAGAGGTATGTTTTACCGTCTAATCCATTGCTGGCAAGGCTTTGAGCAGCTTTGGCATGGAACTAGCATACTGGGTCCGGTAGAGCCGTAGATCGTTTGGTTTCGTGCGCAGCTATGTCAACTGTCTAAGTGGCTAGAGAAGACTTCAAAAAAGTATACGAGCAATGCAGATCGCGATCGCCCTTCAATCTCTCATTCCTTCTTCAGGAACTCTCAACGACAACCCAAAATTGTGGCCAAGTCCCCCACTAGTGGGGGATTTAGGGGGCCATAGTGCAAAGCTAATCGGGCAATATAAACACAAAACACGGTGAATTCTGATGCCTCGAAAAGGCGATCGCATTCGAGGCAACTCTCCAGAAATCATCCAAGCTGCCCGAGAACTTCGTCAGCGTCTCACTCCTGCTGAAGTCCGTTTGTGGAATGCGCTTAAAAATAGACAGATAAACGGTTTCCGTTTTCGATGCCAGCATCCCGTTCAAGGATTTGTCGTTGACTTTTATTGTCCTGCTTGCTGTTTGGTTATTGAGGTTGATGGCAGTGTTCATGACAGCCGTGGGGAATATGATACGGCTAGGACAGAGAAACTGGAGACATTTGGGTATCGGGTGTTGAGGTTTGGGAATGAGGAGGTGATGGAGAATTTGGATAAGGTTGTAGAGAGGATTGTGGAGGGATTGGGATTTGGAGGGATCGGCTAGGTGTTTTGATGCTTTGCACTCGCCCCCTAAATCCCCCATTCTGGGGGACTTGCGAGAGATTTTCTTCGGCTTGTTTAGTATTTGTGGATCGTTTTGTTTCGCGCGTAGCTATGCTAACTATCTAAGTGGCTAGAGGAGACTTCAAGAAAGTACACGAGCAATGCAGATCGCGATCGCCCTTCAATCTCTCATTCCTTCTTCAAGAACTCTCAACGACAACCCAAAATTGTGGCCAAGTCCCCCACTAGTGGGGGATTTAGGGGGCCATAGTGCAAAGCTAATCGGGCAATATAAACACAAAACACGGTGAATTCTGATGCCTCGAAAAGGCGATCGCATTCGAGGCAACTCTCCAGAAATCATCCAAGCTGCCCGAGAACTTCGTCAGCGTCTCACTCCTGCTGAAGTCCGTTTGTGGAATGCGCTTAAAAATAGACAGATAAACGGCTTGCGTTTTCGATGCCAGCATCCCGTTCAAGGATTTATCGTTGACTTTTATTGTCCTGCTTGCCGTTTGGTTATTGAGGTTGATGGCAGTGTTCATGACAGCCGTGGGGAATATGATACGGCTAGGACAGAGAAACTGGAGACATTTGGGTATCGGGTGTTGAGGTTTGGGAATGAGGAGGTGATGGAGAATTTGGATAAGGTTGTAGAGAGGATTGTGGAGGGATTGGGATTTGGAGGGATCGGCTAGGTGTTTTGATGCTTTGCACTCGCCCCCTAAATCCCCCATTCTGGGGGACTTGCGAGAGATTTTCTTCGGCTTGTTTAGTGTTTGTGGATCGTTTTGTTTCGCGCGTAGCTATGCTAACTATCTAAGTGGCTAGAGGAGACTTCAAGAAAGTACACGAGCAGTGCAGATCGCGATCGCCTTTCAAGCCCCGCTCCCTTCCCCAAAACCTCTCAACGATAACCCAAAATCGTGGCCAAGTCCCCCACTGGTGGGGGATTTAGGGGGCAGATGCAGCGATTGACAGCGCTAGTGAGACGTGCGAAATCGCCAACTCTTCAGCTAGAGATCTCTATCGATCTATCCTCAAGACTAAAGCTTTCAATTTGGACATGTTTAGTTTTGCTTATTTATTATATAGGTGGAATTCATACTCATTACAACCTAATTGTGCAGATCGAAAAATCATATCATTAATTCTCAAATAGCTTTCGATCAGCAAATATAGAGTTGAGATCGCTATAAAACCAAAGCTTATAGAGAGTACAACAGACTTAAGGTTACTGTACTCCAGCCAGTTTTGAATTCGCTCTTCTATAAGATAAGGCTGAATGCTGTTTGAAAAAATATATACCAGCCCAGTCCAGAATATCGCCAGAAATGTTCTTAAGGCGATTGAAAGAGGCTTGAATATTCGTCTCTCGATCTCCTCAATATTTGCTCTAACTTGCTTTAATTGATCGACAGAAGTGTTTTCTCTGTTTAAGATATGGACAACACAATCGACACACTTTTTCTGTCTTTTTGAGAAAATTCGAGATGTAAGTGTAGAGAAAACAGATACCAGAAAAGGTAAAATTAAACCAAATAAAATCAAAAGGGGCTGAATCACAAAGCCTGTATATATATCTTTCGATGCCGTAGGCTCATATCTGGAAAACACAAGCGCCAGGAGGCATAATCCCAAAAAACTTGTGAGGTTAAACTTCATATATCCTTTGCCAATAACATCCAAGCCAGCACACAGTAGTTTTATTGGATATATATACTCTATTTTGAGAAATTCGATAGAGTTGTACCTGACAGGTGTGTCTCCAGTTATTTCTCGTTCGATTGCCGAGAGTATCTTTTGCGTTATTCTGTATGCCATGTTAGAGACCAAAAGTCGAGTTGCACGAGACATGATTCCTACATTCTTCAATCAATACTAATCCCATCAATCGTCTGAGGCATCGCCCTCGGCTTAGGCGGCGCAGCCTTCGCCTTTCTCCCATTCCGCCGATGAGCCTGAAAATGACCCTGCCACAAGCCCAAAACATCCAACGTCTCCCCCCCATGCTTCGTCAACCGCTGCCGAATCTTACACAACACCGGCGTATTCACACATACCCCCGCAATAATCGCCTGCCCCTTTGTCAACGCAGGCAACTCACTCAACAAATCCCGCCCCGCCGCCTCCACACCATGCTTTAAATTCTCCTGATCGATCGGATTCACAATCCGCATCAAAAACTGACTCATACACTGCGACAAAATATCCGAATCCAACTTGCCCGGACGCTGAGTAATCAACCCCACCCCCAACCCAAACTTGCGCCCCTCACTCAAAATGGTCCGCAACACCTGCTTGCAGCGCGAAGGCTCGTGCGCCGGAGCAAACCGATGCGCCTCCTCCAACAAAATAAACACCGGACAAGGCAAATAATTCTCATCCCCCTCGCTCACCTTCTCCTTATGGGTATTCATCCGCGCCTGATTCGTCTGCCGCAACACCGCCGCCGCCAACACCTGCTGCTCTTCCTGATTAATCTCATTCATCTGCAAAATCGTCAGTTGACCGGGCTCGAATAGATCTACAGGCGCAACCGAATGCTCGTGATTGCTGAAATAAGGCGATCGCTCGATCTTCTCCAACTTCCACTCCAACGCCGCCGCCGAAGACCCCTGCTGCCCGTCCTCCCCCGAATCGAGAGAATTAATCGTGTCAATCAAATCGGGAATCGTCCAACGATGCTCGTTAAACTGCGTCGTCTGCAAAAACGCCTTCTCCAAAAATGCCTTCTGCCGCTCCGACATCTCCGGCAACAGCGTCAAAATGTCGTAAAAATTCAACGACGACACCCGAATCCGCACCTCGTCGGGCGTCAATACCTTTACCCTCGGCTGATAGCCATCTTCTCCCTCAAACGCCGGATGCCCCATCACCGTTGAGATCGTGTGATATTCCCCATGCGGGTCGAACACCAACACCGCCGCCCGGTTCTTCGGCAGCATCAACTCCTCCAGCAACACCCCCGCCGTATACGATTTCCCCGAGCCCGTCCCCGCCAAAATCGCCAGATGCGTACTCACCAACTCCTTCACATCCAACACCACCGGCACCGTCCCCTCTCCCCGCAGCAGCAGGCTGCCAATCGCAGCCCCCCCCACCTCGTCATCCGCCCGCTTATTCAGCACATTGCGCAACATCTCATCCGGCGCAAGATACACCTTGGCCCCCGGTTCGGGAGCCTGACGGGGGTTCATAAACCCCAGTGCAGCGTGAAAGTAGCCAATTACATCCACCGACACCGAGTAAATTTCGGGATTGGGATGGAAGAAACCCACCAGAGAGGCGATCGCACTCGGGTCGATATCCGTATCGGAAAAAATGCGATCGGGCAAGTGATCGATCAGTGCTAGATCCGAGATCTTTCCCAGAATCTTTTTGCCATCTGGCGTGTTGTAGTAGACATATTCGCCCACCTTGACCAAGCGACTGTCAGCCGTGATAAACACATATTGATTGGCGGTATCCCCCGGACCTTTGACGGTGCCAATGACCCGCTCCTGCTCGATCGCGTGAATCACCGCATTGCTCCCATCGTAATTTTCCAGGACAGCTCTCGGCTGAGAATTTCAAGTGCTCGCTTCTGGCTGCCAAAAAACGATCCGCTCACTTCATCCAACACCTGGCAAATCAACTGTTGCGCAAACGGCCCGCCATTGTTGAGCAGCAGGCCATAGTAAGTAAATTGTGGATTTTCGGCGCGATCGCGATGGAAGTCGTGAATCTCTTCTTCTTCCATGCGATAGACGCAAGTATTCACCGGAATCACATAGCGAGGAATTCCCTGCGTTCCGTAAGCTTGCTCGTCAAAATCCCCTTCGGCAGGCAACTCCATCGTGCCGATCAGCGCCACATTGAGCAGCGTGCGAATTTCAGTTTGTAAGTCGGGGGCAAAAATTGGGCTGGGATCGCTGGACAGACGGGGGCCGGTATTGAGAAAGGAGGGATTGAATAATTGCGTGTTGTAGACCACCCCAACGGCATAGACCGGATCGGGTTCTTCGATCTCTAATTTGACAAAACTGCCGAAGCCGTAATCGTTCCCTGTTGGCGGGTCGGACACCTCCAGGCGATCGTCCACCTGCACCACATAATCGCAGTGGCTATGCGATTTCACCACTTTGCCCAATTTCATCGCACCCGTCTCCGCCGCAATTTACTCGTCATCTTGCGCGACAGCCGCAAGTCCAATTCGTGCCGCTGCGACCAATCCTGCAACACCCGCATAAACGTACTGCGATCTTCTGCCCGCAACACTGCTGTTCGATCGGCTGTTTCAATTGCATAGGGATATCCCTTCCCAATAATGACCTCGCAGCGGACGATGTCAACGACCCAATCTAACAACCCCGCTTCGTGCATCCACAGGGGCAGTTCGAGGCGGACGGGATAGTTGTCGCCATTGGTTTTGAGATAGATAAATCCAACGCGATCGCGCATTTCTGCGTAATCGGTCAAAATGCTGTCTTGCCCCCGCTGAGAGCCGCCGC is from Synechococcus sp. PCC 7336 and encodes:
- a CDS encoding ABC transporter permease, whose amino-acid sequence is MTLSKTSPATAELLESMHQALVSLRFKLAKNKLARRTLSLILFFGIWQILCIANFNLLINFQFVPSPTEVFSATIEFLSDDPFVHFRSSITRVLIGYAIAATLAVTLGIAIGSFQTVEDLLLPPLEILRPIPAVAWIPLAILMFPSAESGMIYITFIGGFFPILIATIRGVESMLGDTVLLRVGQCLGAKPWDVFKDIVIPGALPSIASGLTIGMGNAWFCLVTAEILAGRYGVGYITWESYVTSNFPPIVMGMLAIGLMGALSSWVVDRVMASLMPWRTLEKKGV
- a CDS encoding ABC transporter ATP-binding protein; its protein translation is MITQNVLQTIPASSLNLTKGLVEVRALSISFKHRGGLNEVLRSVQFRVRPGEFACLLGPSGCGKSTLLNAIAGFVAPTQGSVAVDGRQVTKPGADRGFVFQQYSLLPWKTTFQNVELGLKFRRVPRAERREIVNNYLNRVGLYHYRNAYPHQLSGGMQQRASIIRALVNSPSVLLMDEPFAALDAQTRHMMQELLLDIWDECKTTIVFVTHDIEEAVFLGDRILVMGVKPGRIKAEVEIPLQRPRHIDDMLTPEFTHLNRQVFELIREETLKSMNGTDLA
- a CDS encoding Rpn family recombination-promoting nuclease/putative transposase, with product MKTDSIFYRLFAVYPASFFELVGLPAEETQSYRFDSVEVKQTAFRIDGVFLPLGPQHPILFCEVQFQSDPNLYKRLFSEIFLYLRHESSTVTWRAVVLFARRSIEPSNRINYQPLLDSPYVQRLYLDELEEKEETLGVGRVRLAIESEEAAGDRARQLLARAQQVTDAVLRREIVELIEIVLVYKFPRLSREEIEAMLGLSDLKQTKVYQEALAEGREEGREEGIHQGLLQVAREMLANGMSVDRVSQLTKLSREEVLQLEQSIAEG
- a CDS encoding IS110 family transposase: MSVPGVGRVVATVSVSTLPELGQLSSKKLSSLVGLAPFNRDSGKLRGKRRMVGGRAIVRSALYMSALVAVQHNPVIAAFYQKLLKAGKAKKVALIACAHKLLNSLNAMVKHQQPWRELAS
- a CDS encoding endonuclease domain-containing protein, producing MPRKGDRIRGNSPEIIQAARELRQRLTPAEVRLWNALKNRQINGFRFRCQHPVQGFVVDFYCPACCLVIEVDGSVHDSRGEYDTARTEKLETFGYRVLRFGNEEVMENLDKVVERIVEGLGFGGIG
- a CDS encoding endonuclease domain-containing protein, with product MPRKGDRIRGNSPEIIQAARELRQRLTPAEVRLWNALKNRQINGLRFRCQHPVQGFIVDFYCPACRLVIEVDGSVHDSRGEYDTARTEKLETFGYRVLRFGNEEVMENLDKVVERIVEGLGFGGIG
- a CDS encoding ATP-binding protein, which gives rise to MIHAIEQERVIGTVKGPGDTANQYVFITADSRLVKVGEYVYYNTPDGKKILGKISDLALIDHLPDRIFSDTDIDPSAIASLVGFFHPNPEIYSVSVDVIGYFHAALGFMNPRQAPEPGAKVYLAPDEMLRNVLNKRADDEVGGAAIGSLLLRGEGTVPVVLDVKELVSTHLAILAGTGSGKSYTAGVLLEELMLPKNRAAVLVFDPHGEYHTISTVMGHPAFEGEDGYQPRVKVLTPDEVRIRVSSLNFYDILTLLPEMSERQKAFLEKAFLQTTQFNEHRWTIPDLIDTINSLDSGEDGQQGSSAAALEWKLEKIERSPYFSNHEHSVAPVDLFEPGQLTILQMNEINQEEQQVLAAAVLRQTNQARMNTHKEKVSEGDENYLPCPVFILLEEAHRFAPAHEPSRCKQVLRTILSEGRKFGLGVGLITQRPGKLDSDILSQCMSQFLMRIVNPIDQENLKHGVEAAGRDLLSELPALTKGQAIIAGVCVNTPVLCKIRQRLTKHGGETLDVLGLWQGHFQAHRRNGRKAKAAPPKPRAMPQTIDGISID